In Oceanispirochaeta sp. M1, the sequence CTTTTGCAACAGCCCCTTTTTATCATCTCTTAATCTAAGACCGATCAGACCATATCTTTCATGGGCTCATCCACTTTCTGATCTTTGTAGCTTCTGGGAAGTACAATGTTCAGGAAAATGGCTATGAGACCACCGGTAGTGATGGCTGAACTGAATACTGATTGAAGGAATGGGGGGAAGTGATTCAGAATCTGGGGAACGAATACGACTCCCAGTCCAAGACCGAAGGAGAGAGCCATGATAATGACTCCTCTTCTGTCGATGATACTGGATGAGATAATTCTGATTCCTGAAGCTGCAACAGTTCCGAACATGATGATTGTAGCTCCACCCAGTACGGCGTTGGGAATGATGGAGAACAGACCGCCCACGATGGGGAAGAGTCCGAAGAGTACCAGAAGTCCTGATATCCAGAATCCTACGTAGCGGCTGGCTACACCGGTCATCTGAATTACACCGTTATTCTGACTGAATGTTGTGTTGGGGAATGAGTTGAAAACAGCTGCCAGTGCAGAGTTTACACCGTCTCCGAATACACCGCCGGAGATTCTTTTCATATACACGTCGCCTTCTACGGGTTCACCTGAAACCATTGAAGTTGCCGTCAGGTCACCAATGGATTCTACAGTTGTAATCAGGTAGAGGAGTGCCATGGGGATAACATGTGCCCAGCTGATGCCGAATCCGTATTTGAAAGGGATGGGGAGTGCAACGGGTTTCAGTGATGTGATCTTGCCGAATTGAACAAGACCCATGAAGGATGCAACTACATAACCTGCAATCAGACCGAAAACGATTGATCCCATGCGCAGCCATTTGTTGGAGCTTCTGTTGAATACAATAATAGTTACAAGAACGATAGCCGCGAGGATCAGGTTTGTAGAATTAGCAAAAACATCTGGTTTATTGGCCAGGAGCCATGCACCGCCGCCGATGTCAGTGATACCGACTTTGATAAGAGACATACCTATCAGAGTTACAACAATTCCGCTTACAAGG encodes:
- a CDS encoding uracil-xanthine permease family protein — translated: MSDASKIQSEMIYTLEDKPPAGQAFLAALQHMMAIFIGIVTPAIVISGALGLSTEMSSYLISMSLFVSGIATFIQIKKIGPIGSGLLSIQGTSFTFLSLCIGIGFTVKNGGGTEAQMLAAIFGTCLIASPVEMIFSRFIPMLKKIITPLVSGIVVTLIGMSLIKVGITDIGGGAWLLANKPDVFANSTNLILAAIVLVTIIVFNRSSNKWLRMGSIVFGLIAGYVVASFMGLVQFGKITSLKPVALPIPFKYGFGISWAHVIPMALLYLITTVESIGDLTATSMVSGEPVEGDVYMKRISGGVFGDGVNSALAAVFNSFPNTTFSQNNGVIQMTGVASRYVGFWISGLLVLFGLFPIVGGLFSIIPNAVLGGATIIMFGTVAASGIRIISSSIIDRRGVIIMALSFGLGLGVVFVPQILNHFPPFLQSVFSSAITTGGLIAIFLNIVLPRSYKDQKVDEPMKDMV